Proteins from a single region of Deltaproteobacteria bacterium:
- the lpxD gene encoding UDP-3-O-(3-hydroxymyristoyl)glucosamine N-acyltransferase, with protein sequence MPKIRASDLAGKLGCKVIGDGGAVITGAASIEKAGKGDLTFFASAKFRKALSTTAASAIVSREDPGRGDIAVILSENPAYDFARALWILYPAKGREPSISPLAAVHEESMISEFATVMPFCCVERGVTVDKNAVIYPGVYLGEGVHVGENTILYPSVTVYHGCRIGKNVIIHAGAVIGGDGFGFARHGGGYLKIPQIGNVVIEDDVEIGCNATVDRAALGETRIKRGTKLDNLVQVGHNVEIGEDCIIASQSGISGSVKIGDWVMLGGQTGVADHLEIDSGIMVGAKSGIPWSLSAKKSTGWSGIPALPHKKWLRTAVSMEKIPDMLKKINRLEEELEKLKSEKGG encoded by the coding sequence GTGCCAAAAATAAGAGCGAGTGATCTTGCCGGAAAGCTCGGGTGTAAAGTAATCGGAGATGGGGGTGCGGTCATCACAGGGGCTGCGTCGATTGAAAAGGCCGGAAAGGGCGACCTGACGTTTTTTGCGAGCGCCAAGTTCAGAAAAGCGCTCTCCACCACCGCTGCAAGCGCCATTGTTTCCCGGGAGGACCCCGGCAGAGGGGACATCGCGGTCATACTCTCTGAAAATCCCGCGTACGATTTTGCGAGGGCGCTGTGGATACTTTATCCTGCTAAGGGTCGGGAACCATCGATCTCCCCCCTGGCCGCAGTTCACGAAGAATCGATGATTTCTGAATTTGCCACCGTCATGCCATTCTGCTGTGTGGAAAGGGGCGTGACGGTGGACAAAAACGCGGTCATTTATCCGGGTGTTTACCTCGGGGAGGGTGTCCACGTAGGGGAGAACACGATCCTTTACCCCTCCGTTACGGTCTATCATGGGTGCAGGATTGGAAAAAACGTTATCATCCATGCCGGAGCGGTTATCGGCGGGGATGGGTTCGGTTTTGCGCGCCACGGTGGCGGGTACCTGAAAATACCGCAGATTGGGAACGTGGTGATCGAAGACGATGTGGAGATCGGGTGCAATGCGACAGTCGACAGGGCAGCCCTGGGGGAAACGAGGATAAAGAGAGGGACGAAGCTGGATAATCTCGTGCAGGTAGGGCACAATGTGGAAATAGGAGAGGATTGCATAATTGCCTCCCAATCGGGCATTTCCGGAAGCGTGAAAATCGGCGATTGGGTCATGCTGGGCGGTCAGACGGGTGTGGCCGACCACCTGGAAATCGATTCGGGGATTATGGTGGGCGCAAAATCGGGTATTCCCTGGTCCCTGTCGGCAAAAAAGAGCACGGGATGGTCCGGGATACCCGCTCTTCCGCATAAAAAATGGCTTCGCACCGCTGTCTCGATGGAAAAGATTCCCGACATGCTGAAAAAAATCAACAGGCTCGAGGAAGAACTCGAGAAGCTAAAAAGCGAGAAGGGAGGCTAG
- the fabZ gene encoding 3-hydroxyacyl-ACP dehydratase FabZ, which yields MLKIDDILKIIPHRFPFVLVDRIIELEKGKRIVGIKNVTANEGFFVGHFPDMAVMPGVLIVEAMAQTGVVLNLYQDESPQDKLVLFAGIDNCKFKKPVVPGDQLRLELEITARKGPIWRMSGKALVDGVVVAHADLTAAVTDRRKRDDT from the coding sequence ATGCTGAAAATAGATGATATCTTGAAGATAATCCCCCACCGGTTTCCCTTTGTGCTCGTTGACAGGATAATCGAACTGGAAAAGGGGAAACGTATCGTCGGTATAAAGAATGTAACGGCGAATGAGGGTTTTTTCGTCGGCCATTTTCCCGACATGGCGGTTATGCCGGGGGTGCTGATAGTAGAGGCGATGGCACAGACCGGCGTGGTACTCAACCTCTATCAGGATGAGTCTCCGCAGGACAAGCTCGTCCTCTTTGCCGGAATCGATAACTGCAAGTTCAAAAAGCCGGTGGTGCCCGGTGACCAGTTGAGATTGGAACTGGAGATTACGGCGAGAAAAGGGCCTATCTGGAGAATGAGCGGGAAGGCTCTGGTCGATGGAGTCGTCGTAGCCCATGCGGATCTCACCGCTGCCGTGACGGATAGGAGAAAAAGGGATGATACATGA
- the lpxA gene encoding acyl-ACP--UDP-N-acetylglucosamine O-acyltransferase produces MIHETAIIDPSATIGEGVSIGPYAVIGSNCTIGEGTSLGAHVVIDRDCIIGRENRIYSHAAVGGDPQDLKYAGETTTCIIGDGNTVREYVTINRGTAEGGGKTVVGDNNLLMAYSHIAHDCILGNSVILANAATLGGHVEIHDYVVVGGLTGIHQFVRIGAHAIVGALSGVGRDIPPFVTAALSRGQKRSIFGINLVGLKRRGFSKDTIERIRKAVKLVNSVEYTVSKLIEIFETEFSDSEEVMYMAEFFKGTKRGVKRL; encoded by the coding sequence ATGATACATGAGACGGCGATAATAGATCCCTCGGCCACAATCGGTGAAGGTGTCTCGATCGGTCCGTATGCCGTGATTGGGTCGAACTGCACCATCGGGGAGGGGACGTCACTGGGCGCTCACGTCGTGATCGACAGGGACTGCATCATCGGGAGAGAAAACAGGATCTATTCGCATGCTGCTGTCGGGGGGGATCCCCAGGATTTGAAATATGCCGGAGAGACGACAACCTGCATCATCGGCGATGGAAACACCGTCAGGGAGTATGTGACCATAAACAGAGGGACTGCAGAAGGCGGAGGGAAAACGGTCGTGGGAGACAACAATCTTCTCATGGCCTATTCCCATATCGCCCACGACTGCATACTCGGGAACTCGGTTATTCTGGCAAACGCGGCAACCCTCGGTGGGCACGTGGAAATTCATGACTACGTGGTGGTCGGAGGGCTTACGGGAATACATCAATTTGTCAGAATCGGTGCGCACGCAATCGTGGGGGCCCTGTCGGGAGTGGGAAGAGACATCCCGCCTTTTGTCACTGCGGCGCTTTCGAGGGGTCAGAAAAGGAGCATCTTCGGCATCAACCTGGTTGGTCTGAAGAGAAGGGGGTTTTCAAAGGATACGATAGAGAGGATACGGAAAGCGGTCAAGCTGGTAAACAGCGTCGAATATACGGTTTCTAAACTGATAGAGATATTTGAGACAGAATTTTCAGATTCCGAGGAAGTGATGTACATGGCGGAATTTTTCAAAGGCACGAAGAGGGGTGTGAAGCGGTTGTGA
- a CDS encoding Gfo/Idh/MocA family oxidoreductase, with protein sequence MIRVGVIGTGHLGTFHAQKYAELDGVELAGVCDIDEKKGIAVARDAGVAFFRDYRKLARIVDALSIAVPTARHYEISRFCLGLGKHILVEKPITEKVWQAERLIELAEKRNVILQVGHLERFNPALKKISRYVKKPGFIEAERISPFTDRSTDIDVVLDLMIHDIDLILYFVNSTIVRVNAIGVPVMSDKVDIANARVLFKTGCVANITASRVSMNRARKIRIFQEDGYFSIDFINRNIKVVRMIPSPDGTGRELTGELLETEQGDPLLEEIGEYISSVRSGKRPRVSGYEGLEALKAAYKIIDKI encoded by the coding sequence GTGATTCGGGTCGGAGTCATAGGTACCGGGCATCTCGGGACTTTTCATGCACAAAAGTACGCAGAACTCGACGGGGTCGAGCTCGCTGGCGTATGTGATATCGACGAAAAGAAGGGCATTGCGGTGGCCAGAGACGCGGGCGTTGCCTTTTTTCGCGATTACCGGAAGCTGGCCCGGATAGTCGATGCCCTTTCAATTGCCGTTCCCACGGCGAGGCACTATGAGATTTCACGATTCTGCCTAGGGCTCGGGAAGCACATTCTGGTCGAAAAGCCCATAACGGAGAAGGTGTGGCAGGCCGAGCGGCTGATCGAACTGGCAGAAAAGAGAAACGTGATACTTCAGGTAGGACATCTCGAGCGCTTTAACCCTGCATTGAAAAAAATTTCCAGATATGTAAAAAAACCGGGCTTCATCGAGGCAGAGAGAATTTCACCCTTTACCGACAGGAGCACCGATATCGATGTCGTTCTGGATCTCATGATTCACGATATCGATCTCATCCTCTATTTCGTCAACAGCACCATCGTCAGGGTGAATGCCATCGGGGTCCCGGTTATGTCTGACAAGGTGGACATCGCAAATGCCCGGGTCCTTTTCAAGACGGGTTGTGTGGCGAACATTACCGCTTCCCGGGTTTCCATGAACCGGGCGCGAAAAATAAGAATATTTCAGGAGGATGGCTACTTCTCGATAGATTTTATCAACAGAAACATCAAAGTTGTAAGGATGATTCCCTCTCCTGACGGGACGGGAAGAGAGTTGACGGGTGAGTTGCTCGAGACGGAACAGGGCGATCCACTCCTTGAGGAAATAGGGGAGTATATCTCATCTGTCCGGTCGGGAAAGAGACCCCGGGTTTCGGGATATGAGGGGCTGGAAGCCCTCAAGGCCGCCTATAAAATAATCGATAAGATCTGA
- the lpxB gene encoding lipid-A-disaccharide synthase, with amino-acid sequence MQASAEKKEKRVLVIAGEASGDNYGSRLIRELKSISPEREIWAIGGDHMEREGARLISHYSAISVVGLVEVAGRLPRITALLKEVKGLIRRGEVQCLVLIDFPDFNFIVGKYAKKHGIPVIYYVPPQLWAWREGRAKILKAISTHVIVPFPFEVDFFRGHRLDVQYYGHPLLEILRDEGVNTERTESAEAKEGGRIRVGIFPGSREAEVERMLPLQMEAAAILKDRHGDIGFFLPLANSSLRRNIERIVGDFRQDVVIREKKNYEIFHEIDLAIASSGTVTLELAIFGVPTVIIYKVSPLTYIIGKMLVKIDRIGLPNIVTGEKIFPEFVQNDATPLNIADGIDAFLGDASLVERVREKSRELMVTLCGDGPSKRVADLVEKELK; translated from the coding sequence GTGCAGGCAAGCGCAGAGAAAAAGGAAAAGAGGGTTCTCGTAATCGCCGGAGAGGCCTCGGGAGACAATTACGGCTCCCGGTTGATACGCGAGCTGAAAAGCATCTCCCCCGAAAGAGAAATATGGGCAATCGGCGGTGACCATATGGAGAGAGAGGGAGCCCGGCTGATATCTCACTACTCGGCAATTTCCGTTGTCGGGCTCGTCGAGGTTGCCGGCAGGCTCCCCCGCATAACGGCTTTGCTCAAGGAGGTCAAGGGCCTGATAAGGAGGGGTGAAGTGCAATGCCTGGTCCTCATAGACTTCCCCGATTTCAACTTCATAGTGGGTAAATATGCAAAAAAACATGGCATCCCCGTAATTTACTACGTTCCCCCCCAGCTCTGGGCCTGGCGGGAAGGAAGGGCGAAGATTCTGAAAGCCATATCGACCCATGTCATCGTGCCTTTCCCCTTCGAGGTAGATTTCTTCCGAGGCCACCGGTTGGATGTTCAATACTACGGGCATCCCCTTCTCGAGATATTACGGGATGAGGGGGTGAACACCGAGAGGACTGAATCTGCGGAAGCGAAGGAAGGGGGGAGGATTCGAGTCGGCATCTTCCCCGGAAGCAGGGAGGCTGAGGTGGAACGCATGCTCCCCCTGCAGATGGAAGCAGCGGCTATCCTGAAAGACAGGCACGGTGACATCGGCTTCTTTCTCCCTCTGGCAAACAGCTCCCTTCGCCGTAATATCGAGAGGATAGTCGGCGACTTCCGCCAGGATGTAGTCATACGTGAAAAGAAAAATTACGAGATTTTTCATGAAATTGACCTTGCGATTGCATCATCCGGGACGGTTACTCTCGAGCTGGCGATATTCGGCGTGCCGACAGTAATAATTTACAAGGTTTCCCCGCTGACATATATTATAGGGAAAATGCTCGTTAAAATTGACAGAATAGGTCTTCCCAATATCGTGACGGGGGAGAAGATCTTTCCGGAATTCGTCCAGAACGATGCGACCCCGTTGAACATAGCCGACGGGATTGACGCTTTTCTCGGCGATGCGTCTCTCGTGGAAAGGGTCAGGGAGAAGAGCAGGGAGCTCATGGTCACCCTTTGCGGGGATGGACCATCGAAAAGGGTGGCGGACCTCGTGGAGAAGGAGCTGAAATGA
- a CDS encoding ATP-binding cassette domain-containing protein, which produces MIKELLQLYRRILTFVRPYYGRLVAATLCMVVVSAFSGVIAFLVKPVLDDIFINKDASKLFLMPLLVAVIFLLKGFFDFAQAYLMAWVGQRVIRDIRDLLYSHLQTLSLSFFINNPTGVLMARITNDVSLMQNAVSNALTGIIKDFFAVIFLIGVIFYRDSKLAVVAMVLFPLAFLPILKFSKKMRQTSGRSQQILGTLSSKLQETISGAKLIKAFGTENFEIEQFKQENENLFRQTMKLFKVQALSSPISEIFAGFGAAAVILYGGMSVINGVSTPGNFFSFITALFMLYEPVKRLSRVNNIIQQGFAGATRVFELLDSTPEVKEDPGAKPLPLFQKNIVFEDVHFRYNSDSEYVLKGANLDIRRGETVAIIGSSGAGKSTLVDLVPRFYDVSKGNILIDGEDIRNVTIDSLRGQIGIVSQHTILFNETIQYNISYGSPDAGMERIIDAAKAANAHDFIVKFPEGYATSVGEMGMRLSGGERQRIAIARALLRDSPILILDEATSALDSESEAVVQEALERLMSGRTVFVIAHRLSTIKNADLILVIEGGEISEQGTHDRLMSFDSRYKYFYEKQFKRKDKKATVRG; this is translated from the coding sequence ATGATAAAAGAACTCTTACAGCTCTACAGAAGGATTCTCACATTCGTCAGGCCCTATTATGGCAGGCTGGTTGCCGCCACGCTTTGCATGGTCGTCGTCTCTGCTTTTTCAGGGGTAATTGCCTTTCTCGTCAAGCCCGTGCTCGACGATATCTTCATCAACAAGGACGCCTCCAAACTCTTCCTTATGCCCTTGCTTGTTGCGGTCATTTTTCTCCTGAAAGGATTTTTTGATTTCGCCCAGGCATACCTCATGGCCTGGGTGGGGCAGAGAGTTATCAGGGACATCCGAGACTTGCTCTATTCCCATCTCCAAACGCTGTCCCTCTCCTTTTTCATCAACAATCCCACGGGCGTTTTAATGGCGAGAATTACAAACGACGTAAGCCTGATGCAAAATGCCGTTTCAAACGCCCTTACCGGGATAATCAAGGACTTTTTTGCAGTAATTTTTCTGATCGGGGTCATATTTTACCGGGATTCCAAACTCGCCGTCGTTGCCATGGTACTTTTTCCCCTTGCTTTTCTCCCGATACTGAAGTTCAGCAAAAAGATGCGCCAGACTTCCGGAAGATCCCAGCAGATTCTCGGAACGCTCAGCAGCAAGCTGCAGGAGACGATATCGGGCGCAAAACTGATCAAGGCCTTCGGGACGGAAAATTTTGAGATAGAGCAATTTAAGCAGGAAAACGAGAATCTCTTTCGCCAGACCATGAAGCTTTTCAAGGTCCAGGCGCTTTCATCACCGATTTCGGAGATTTTTGCGGGGTTCGGCGCAGCTGCGGTTATCCTTTATGGCGGAATGAGCGTCATCAACGGGGTGAGCACGCCGGGGAACTTCTTTTCGTTTATCACCGCCCTCTTTATGCTCTACGAACCGGTAAAGAGGCTGAGCAGGGTGAACAACATCATTCAACAGGGTTTCGCAGGCGCCACGAGGGTTTTCGAGCTTCTCGACTCGACCCCGGAGGTCAAGGAAGACCCGGGCGCGAAGCCTCTCCCCCTCTTTCAAAAGAATATCGTTTTCGAGGATGTGCACTTCAGATACAACTCCGATAGCGAATATGTTTTAAAGGGAGCAAATCTCGACATCAGAAGGGGGGAGACCGTTGCAATCATCGGTTCAAGCGGGGCAGGAAAATCCACCCTCGTAGATCTCGTCCCCCGCTTTTACGATGTGAGCAAAGGGAATATTCTTATCGATGGGGAGGACATACGGAATGTGACGATCGACTCCCTGAGGGGCCAGATAGGGATCGTAAGCCAGCATACGATACTCTTTAACGAGACGATTCAGTACAATATATCCTACGGGTCTCCCGATGCGGGGATGGAGAGAATCATCGATGCTGCAAAAGCGGCAAATGCACACGATTTCATCGTTAAATTCCCCGAAGGTTACGCCACTTCCGTGGGGGAGATGGGCATGCGGCTGTCGGGAGGGGAACGGCAGAGGATCGCTATTGCAAGGGCCCTTTTGAGAGATTCCCCCATTCTCATCCTCGATGAGGCTACATCGGCGCTCGACAGCGAGTCAGAGGCTGTTGTTCAGGAGGCCCTCGAGAGACTCATGAGCGGCAGGACGGTATTTGTCATCGCTCACCGGCTGTCGACGATAAAAAATGCAGACCTGATACTCGTAATTGAAGGGGGAGAGATTTCGGAACAGGGTACCCACGACAGACTCATGAGTTTTGACTCGAGGTACAAGTACTTTTATGAAAAACAGTTCAAGAGAAAAGATAAGAAGGCCACCGTGCGGGGATAG